Proteins from one Streptomyces sp. NBC_00289 genomic window:
- a CDS encoding ABC transporter ATP-binding protein, with protein MIRFENVSVTYDGVPEPTVRGVDFEVPEGELVLLVGPSGVGKSTILGAVSGLVPHFTGGTLRGRVTVAGRDTRTHKPRELADVVGTVGQDPLSHFVTDTVEDELAYGMESLGLAPDVMRRRVEETLDLLGLTGLRDRPISTLSGGQQQRVAIGSVLTPHPQVLVLDEPTSALDPAAAEEVLAVLQRLVHDLGTTVLMAEHRLERVIQYADQVALLPSPGAAPVLGTPAAVMAVSPVYPPVVDLGRLADWSPLPLTVRDARRRAPALRERLTERAEAAERAEAAQRAPAREEASATAEAQRAESTSPPPAPKALRHAPSRWWRRRHRPSDSARSAPVAHAAHAAEVRSLAVRRGRVQALRHVDLTVTPGETIALMGRNGAGKSTLLAALVGLVEPASGSVRVGDAVPHRTAPPDLVRRVGLVPQEPRDLLYADTVAAECAHADRDAGAAPGTCRALVSGLLPGIADDTHPRDLSEGQRLTLALAVVLTARPPLLLLDEPTRGLDYAAKGRLVAVLRGLAAEGHAVVLATHDVELAAELAHRVVLLADGEVIADGPTADVVVASPSFAPQVTKILAPQKWLTVAQVREALA; from the coding sequence GTGATCCGCTTCGAGAACGTCTCCGTGACGTACGACGGCGTCCCCGAACCCACCGTCCGCGGCGTGGACTTCGAGGTCCCGGAAGGTGAACTCGTCCTCCTCGTCGGCCCGTCCGGTGTCGGCAAGTCCACGATCCTCGGGGCGGTCAGCGGCCTCGTCCCGCACTTCACCGGCGGCACCCTGCGCGGCCGCGTCACGGTGGCCGGCCGCGACACCCGCACCCACAAGCCTCGCGAACTCGCCGATGTCGTCGGCACGGTGGGCCAGGATCCACTGTCCCACTTCGTCACGGACACCGTGGAGGACGAACTCGCCTACGGCATGGAGTCGTTGGGCCTCGCACCGGACGTGATGCGCCGCCGCGTCGAGGAGACCCTCGACCTCCTCGGCCTGACCGGCCTGCGCGACCGCCCCATCTCCACCCTCTCCGGCGGCCAGCAGCAACGCGTCGCGATCGGTTCCGTCCTCACCCCGCACCCCCAGGTCCTGGTCCTCGACGAACCGACATCCGCCCTGGACCCGGCCGCCGCGGAGGAGGTCCTCGCGGTCCTCCAGCGCCTCGTGCACGACCTCGGCACGACGGTCCTCATGGCCGAACACCGCCTGGAACGCGTCATCCAGTACGCCGACCAGGTCGCCCTCCTGCCGTCCCCGGGAGCGGCGCCGGTCCTCGGCACCCCGGCCGCCGTCATGGCCGTGTCCCCGGTGTACCCGCCGGTGGTGGACCTGGGCCGGCTGGCGGACTGGTCGCCCCTGCCCCTCACCGTGCGGGACGCGCGACGCCGGGCACCGGCACTCCGTGAACGGCTGACGGAGCGGGCGGAGGCGGCAGAGCGGGCTGAGGCAGCACAGCGGGCGCCGGCCAGGGAAGAGGCGTCGGCCACGGCGGAGGCGCAGCGGGCGGAATCGACCTCACCGCCACCCGCACCCAAGGCACTCCGGCACGCACCCTCCCGCTGGTGGCGGCGCCGTCACCGGCCGTCCGACTCCGCGAGGTCCGCACCCGTGGCACACGCTGCGCACGCGGCCGAGGTCCGCTCCCTCGCCGTCCGGCGCGGTCGCGTCCAGGCGCTGCGTCACGTCGACCTGACCGTCACCCCCGGGGAGACGATCGCGCTCATGGGCCGCAACGGCGCCGGCAAGTCCACGCTGCTCGCCGCACTCGTCGGACTCGTGGAACCCGCGTCCGGTTCGGTGCGGGTCGGCGACGCCGTACCGCATCGCACGGCGCCCCCCGACCTCGTACGCCGCGTCGGCCTCGTACCGCAGGAGCCGCGCGACCTGCTGTACGCCGACACGGTCGCCGCCGAATGCGCCCACGCCGACCGCGACGCGGGCGCCGCCCCCGGCACCTGCCGGGCCCTGGTCTCCGGCCTCCTCCCCGGCATCGCCGACGACACGCATCCCCGTGACCTCTCCGAGGGGCAGCGGCTCACCCTCGCGCTGGCCGTCGTCCTGACCGCCCGTCCTCCCCTCCTCCTGCTCGACGAGCCGACCCGCGGCCTGGACTACGCGGCGAAGGGCCGCCTGGTCGCGGTCCTGCGCGGCCTCGCGGCCGAGGGGCACGCCGTCGTGCTGGCCACGCACGACGTGGAACTGGCCGCCGAGCTCGCCCACCGGGTGGTGCTGCTGGCCGACGGCGAGGTGATCGCCGACGGTCCGACGGCGGACGTGGTGGTGGCCTCCCCGTCCTTCGCCCCGCAGGTCACCAAGATCCTGGCCCCGCAGAAGTGGCTGACGGTCGCGCAGGTCAGGGAGGCGCTGGCATGA
- a CDS encoding energy-coupling factor transporter transmembrane component T: MRRRPRLPGFEGNGFERKDLGRPDLGRPGPRRVGGALHPGAWWLWALSLGTAATRTTNPLLLALLIATSAYVVATHRPDTPTARSYTAFVKLALAVLAVRLGFAVVLGSPVPGTHVVVTLPEVPLPHWAQGIRLGGRVTAEGLLFALYDGLKLATLLICVGAANALANPARLLKSLPGALYETGVAVVVALTFAPNLIADAQRLRAARRLRGRPDRGVRGLLHVGLPVLEGALERSVALAAAMDARGYGRSADVPPTVRRTTAVLTLGGLLGVCAGTYGVLTAAGGTYGLPLLLVGLVCALAGLRLGGRRSLRTRYRPDRWDARAWLVTGSGVAVAALLTLAAAGDPEALHPGVVPLVAPTLPMWPAAAVLVGLLPAFVVPTARADSGTRPAPAAPASFESPSPKEPS; encoded by the coding sequence ATGCGCCGTAGGCCCCGGCTGCCGGGCTTCGAGGGGAACGGCTTCGAGCGGAAGGACTTGGGACGGCCGGACCTCGGGCGGCCGGGCCCCCGACGGGTCGGCGGGGCGCTGCACCCCGGCGCGTGGTGGCTGTGGGCGCTGTCCCTCGGCACCGCGGCCACCCGCACCACCAACCCCCTCCTCCTCGCCCTTCTCATCGCCACCTCCGCCTACGTCGTGGCCACCCACCGCCCCGACACCCCCACCGCCCGCTCCTACACCGCGTTCGTCAAACTCGCCCTGGCCGTCCTCGCCGTCCGCCTCGGTTTCGCGGTCGTCCTCGGCTCCCCCGTCCCCGGCACGCATGTGGTCGTCACCCTGCCCGAAGTGCCGCTCCCGCACTGGGCCCAGGGCATCCGCCTCGGCGGCAGGGTCACCGCGGAGGGCCTCCTCTTCGCGCTGTACGACGGCCTGAAACTGGCCACGCTCCTCATCTGCGTCGGCGCCGCGAACGCCCTCGCCAACCCGGCCCGGCTCCTCAAGTCCCTGCCGGGCGCCCTGTACGAGACCGGCGTGGCCGTGGTCGTGGCCCTCACCTTCGCCCCGAACCTCATCGCCGACGCGCAGCGGCTGCGCGCCGCACGCCGGCTGCGCGGTCGTCCCGACCGGGGCGTACGCGGCCTACTGCATGTGGGACTGCCGGTCCTGGAGGGCGCGTTGGAGCGCTCCGTCGCCCTCGCCGCCGCGATGGACGCCCGCGGCTACGGCCGCAGCGCCGACGTGCCGCCCACGGTCCGCCGTACCACCGCCGTCCTCACCCTGGGCGGCCTCCTCGGCGTCTGCGCCGGAACGTACGGCGTACTGACCGCGGCCGGCGGCACCTACGGCCTCCCCCTCCTCCTCGTCGGCCTCGTCTGCGCCCTCGCCGGCCTGCGCCTCGGTGGCCGCCGCTCCCTGCGCACCCGTTACCGCCCCGACCGGTGGGACGCGCGGGCCTGGCTGGTCACCGGGTCCGGCGTCGCGGTCGCAGCGCTGCTGACCCTCGCCGCCGCCGGCGACCCCGAGGCACTGCATCCCGGTGTGGTCCCCCTCGTCGCCCCCACGCTGCCCATGTGGCCGGCGGCGGCCGTACTCGTCGGTCTGCTCCCGGCGTTCGTCGTGCCCACCGCCCGGGCCGACTCCGGTACCCGGCCCGCGCCCGCCGCCCCCGCGTCCTTCGAAAGCCCCTCCCCCAAGGAGCCGTCGTGA
- a CDS encoding SCO2322 family protein produces the protein MTRRRAAVLLLALFLLGNATQARAAGYRYWSFWDRTGGHWTYATQGPSTSRPTDGDVQGFRFSVSEDSGDSAQPRGAADFASICARTPAADGRKRVALVVDFGTPADAPSGETPPSARTACARVTSDATTAEALASVAKPLRYDANALLCAIAGYPKTGCGEQVAAGESKHASAKQKPATNDDGPSLGLLAGAAVVAVLGGAAVWQARRRRNAP, from the coding sequence GTGACGCGCCGCCGCGCCGCCGTACTGCTCCTCGCCCTCTTCCTGCTGGGCAACGCGACCCAGGCCCGGGCCGCCGGCTATCGCTACTGGTCCTTCTGGGACCGCACCGGCGGTCACTGGACCTACGCCACGCAGGGCCCGTCGACCAGCCGCCCCACCGACGGCGACGTCCAGGGGTTCCGCTTCTCGGTCAGCGAGGACTCCGGCGACTCGGCGCAGCCGCGCGGCGCGGCCGACTTCGCGTCGATCTGCGCGCGAACGCCCGCGGCGGACGGCAGGAAGCGGGTGGCTCTCGTCGTCGACTTCGGTACGCCGGCGGACGCCCCGTCCGGCGAGACCCCGCCCTCGGCGCGCACCGCCTGCGCCCGGGTGACCTCGGACGCGACGACGGCCGAAGCGCTGGCCTCGGTGGCCAAACCACTGCGCTACGACGCAAACGCCCTGCTGTGCGCGATCGCCGGCTACCCGAAGACGGGCTGCGGGGAGCAGGTGGCGGCCGGCGAGAGCAAGCACGCGAGCGCGAAGCAGAAGCCTGCCACGAACGACGACGGCCCCTCCCTCGGCCTGCTCGCCGGTGCCGCGGTCGTGGCGGTGCTCGGCGGGGCGGCCGTATGGCAGGCGAGGCGGCGCAGGAATGCGCCGTAG
- a CDS encoding prenyltransferase/squalene oxidase repeat-containing protein, whose product MNVRRSAAVLAAIAVTGVASPAVAADPSPSASPSVALPSGLYGTTDPQYDGVWRQSLALLAQKTVGVKPAAEAVDWLAGQQCASGAFAPFRADTAKACDAKLLVDSNSTAAAVQALAALGGHEAETGKAVGWLKSVQNKDGGWGYAPGGPSDTNSTSAVIGALTATGEKPADVVKGGKSPYDALLKLALPCDGDGAGAFAYQPDKKGRLAANEDATAAGVVGALGKGLAGESVKPTDAPVTCEDANDPEQAANNGAAHLVQALAKDAHLTSALPGSEDQPDYGNTADAVLALATAGHGEKAADAMRWLEANFQKWARQGGPAAYAELILAAHAESSDVRDFGGQDLVKLLNATGPTPASVPAVSAATSDGAKSDESSRGDDGLNVWWVVGVGLVAGIGIGILISGRNRRRQP is encoded by the coding sequence ATGAACGTCCGCCGCAGCGCCGCGGTTCTGGCCGCCATAGCCGTGACCGGCGTGGCCTCGCCCGCCGTCGCCGCCGATCCGTCCCCGTCCGCGTCGCCGTCGGTGGCGCTGCCGTCCGGGCTGTACGGCACCACCGACCCGCAGTACGACGGGGTCTGGCGGCAGTCGCTCGCCCTGCTCGCCCAGAAGACCGTGGGAGTGAAGCCCGCCGCCGAGGCCGTGGACTGGCTGGCTGGGCAGCAGTGCGCGAGCGGGGCGTTCGCGCCGTTCCGTGCCGACACCGCCAAGGCCTGCGACGCCAAGCTGCTGGTCGACAGCAACAGCACGGCCGCCGCCGTACAGGCACTGGCCGCGCTCGGCGGGCACGAGGCCGAGACCGGCAAGGCCGTCGGCTGGCTGAAGTCCGTGCAGAACAAGGACGGCGGCTGGGGCTACGCCCCGGGCGGGCCCAGCGACACGAACTCGACGTCGGCCGTCATCGGCGCCCTCACCGCCACCGGCGAGAAGCCCGCCGACGTGGTGAAGGGCGGCAAGTCGCCGTACGACGCCCTGCTGAAGCTCGCCCTCCCCTGCGACGGGGACGGGGCGGGCGCCTTCGCCTACCAGCCGGACAAGAAGGGCAGGCTCGCCGCCAACGAGGACGCGACCGCCGCGGGTGTGGTCGGCGCGCTGGGCAAGGGGCTGGCCGGGGAGTCCGTGAAGCCGACCGACGCGCCCGTGACGTGCGAGGACGCCAACGACCCCGAGCAGGCGGCGAACAACGGCGCCGCCCACCTCGTACAGGCCCTCGCCAAGGACGCACATCTGACGTCGGCTCTTCCCGGCTCCGAGGACCAGCCGGACTACGGCAACACGGCCGACGCGGTCCTCGCCCTCGCCACCGCCGGCCACGGCGAGAAGGCGGCCGACGCGATGCGCTGGCTGGAGGCCAACTTCCAGAAGTGGGCGCGTCAGGGCGGCCCGGCCGCGTACGCGGAGCTGATCCTCGCCGCGCACGCGGAGTCCTCCGACGTGCGCGACTTCGGCGGCCAGGACCTGGTGAAGCTCCTCAACGCGACCGGCCCCACGCCCGCCTCCGTCCCCGCCGTCTCCGCCGCCACGTCGGACGGCGCGAAGAGCGACGAGAGCAGCCGGGGCGACGACGGCCTCAACGTGTGGTGGGTCGTCGGTGTCGGTCTCGTCGCCGGCATCGGCATCGGCATCCTGATCAGCGGCCGCAACAGGAGGCGGCAGCCGTGA